GTTGGCGGGCTTCAAGTCCCGGTGCACGACGCCTTGCTCGTGCGCGTACTCCACGGCACCGAGAACCTCGACGACCAGCCGCACCCGCTCGTCGGTCGACAGTCCGCGCTGATTGGCGTAAGTGAGCAGATCCTCGCCCTGGACGTACTCGAGGGCCAGGAAGAGTGTGCCGTCCGGGAGCTCGCCGCCCTCGAGGAAGCGCGCGATCCCCGGATGCTCGAGCGAAGCCAGGATCCGGACCTCGGCCCGGAACCGCCGCGCGCGGTCCGAATCCCCCCAGGGGCGGTCGATCACCTTGAGCGCCAGTTGGCGCCGGAAGGCCTCGCGCACCTCTTCCGCCAGGAAGACCCGTCCCATGCCACCCCGCCCGATTTCTTCGACGATCCGGTAGGGCCCGATCCGGCTCGGCAACCGGCCGGGCGGCTCCTCCTCCAGCGGGAGACGTTCCCAGGCGGTGCCGGCGAAACGGCGCTCACCCTCCGCGCCGTTCTCGAGAAGCGCCCGGATCTCCTCTGCGAGCTCGGGAGCCTCGCGGGCGAGCCCGGTGAGGAAGATCTCGCGCGCCTCCCCCAGCCGCTCGCGCGCCTCCGCGAAGAGATCGGGCAAGCGCGGGTCGAGACTCATCCGGCGGCGGGCTGGAGCTCGCGGGCGAGCCACGCCGAGGCGAACGACCAGTCGCGGCGCGTCGTGCGCACGGAAGTTTCGAGCACGGCGGCGATCTCCTCCTCGTCGAGCCCGCCGAAGAAACGCAGCTCGACGACCTTCGCCTGGCGCGGAAAGGCGGCCGCGAGCCGCTCCAGCGCGCGATCGACATCGAGGAGCTCGACGCCGGGATCGAGGCCGGCCGCTTGGATGTCGGTGAGCTCGATGTGCGGCGCCCCGCCACCGCGCTTCGCGGCATGGCGCTCGCGGGCACGATCGACCAGGACCCGGCGCATCACGGTCGCCGAGAGGGCCAGAAAGTGAT
This DNA window, taken from Thermoanaerobaculia bacterium, encodes the following:
- a CDS encoding sigma-70 family RNA polymerase sigma factor, which encodes MRPDSDTVATSAGLAPDITGWLRAWRGGDAASGERLIEALYGELRAMARQRLRGEQRQITLQTTALVHETYLRLIGNNRMSYQDRHHFLALSATVMRRVLVDRARERHAAKRGGGAPHIELTDIQAAGLDPGVELLDVDRALERLAAAFPRQAKVVELRFFGGLDEEEIAAVLETSVRTTRRDWSFASAWLARELQPAAG